In the Halichoerus grypus chromosome 4, mHalGry1.hap1.1, whole genome shotgun sequence genome, one interval contains:
- the CXCR2 gene encoding C-X-C chemokine receptor type 2 isoform X1, with protein sequence MTCDPRADLRINYSSYQKHPAASELHPGIEQSNPPLTSSTLLTTTTLSVRHICSPGCVLQVKGPDSWPGFKFASNMEDTDWETYSLEDFFGENYSYSTELPFIPADSAPCRPESLEINKYAVVVIYALIFMLNLLGNSLVIVVVLYSRISQSVTDVYLLNLAIADLLFALTLPLWAASKAKGWIFGTPLCKVVSLLKEVNFYSGILLLACISVDRYLAIVHATRTLTQKRHWVKFICLGIWALSLILSLPIFVFRRAINPPYSSPVCYEDMGANTTKLRIVMRALPQTFGFLLPLVVMLFCYGLTLRTLFEAHMGQKHRAMRVIFAVVLVFLLCWLPYNLVLVADTLMRLRAIKETCERRNDIGRALDATEILGFLHSCLNPFIYAFIGQKFRHGLLKIMAFHGLISKEYLSKDGRPSFVGSSSANTSTTF encoded by the exons ATGACTTGTGATCCAAGAGCTGACCTGAGAATTAATTATTCAAGTTATCAAAAGCATCCAGCAGCCTCAGAACTCCACCCTGGAATTGAGCAATCTAATCCACCGCTCACTTCCTCCACTCTCTTAACCACCACCACCCTGTCAGTGAGGCACATCTGCTCTCCTGGATGTGTCCTACAGGTGAAAGGCCCAGACTCCTG GCCAGGATTTAAGTTTGCCTCCAATATGGAAGACACTGACTGGGAGACTTACAGCTTGGAAGATTTCTTTGGTGAAAATTACAGTTACAGCACAGAACTGCCCTTTATTCCAGCAGACTCTGCCCCATGCAGGCCAGAATCCCTGGAAATCAACAAGTATGCAGTGGTGGTCATCTATGCCCTGATCTTCATGCTGAATCTGCTGGGAAACTCCCTAGTGATAGTGGTTGTCTTATATAGTCGGATCAGCCAGTCTGTCACTGACGTCTACCTGCTGAACCTGGCCATAGCCGACCTGCTCTTCGCCCTGACCTTGCCTCTCTGGGCTGCCTCCAAGGCAAAGGGCTGGATCTTTGGCACACCCCTGTGCAAGGTGGTCTCGCTCCTGAAGGAAGTCAACTTCTACAGTGGTATTTTACTACTGGCCTGCATCAGCGTGGACCGCTACCTGGCCATCGTCCATGCCACACGCACGCTGACCCAGAAGCGGCACTGGGTCAAGTTCATATGCTTAGGCATCTGGGCCCTGTCCCTGATCCTGTCCCTACCCATCTTCGTCTTCCGCAGGGCCATCAATCCCCCCTACTCCAGCCCAGTCTGCTACGAGGACATGGGTGCCAATACGACAAAACTGCGGATAGTGATGcgggccctgccccagacctttGGCTTCCTCCTGCCGCTGGTGGTCATGCTGTTCTGCTATGGGCTCACCCTGCGCACCCTGTTTGAGGCCCACATGGGGCAGAAGCACCGGGCCATGCGGGTCATCTTCGCTGTCGTGCTTGTCTTCCTGCTCTGTTGGCTGCCCTACAACCTGGTCCTGGTCGCAGACACCCTCATGAGGCTCCGGGCGATCAAGGAGACTTGTGAGCGCCGCAATGACATTGGCCGGGCCCTGGATGCCACCGAGATTCTGGGCTTCCTCCACAGCTGCCTCAATCCCTTCATCTACGCCTTCATTGGCCAGAAGTTTCGCCATGGACTCCTCAAGATCATGGCCTTCCATGGGCTCATCAGCAAGGAGTACTTGTCCAAGGATGGCAGGCCTTCCTTTGTTGGCTCTTCCTCAGCAAACACTTCTACTACCTTCTAA
- the CXCR2 gene encoding C-X-C chemokine receptor type 2 isoform X3: MEDTDWETYSLEDFFGENYSYSTELPFIPADSAPCRPESLEINKYAVVVIYALIFMLNLLGNSLVIVVVLYSRISQSVTDVYLLNLAIADLLFALTLPLWAASKAKGWIFGTPLCKVVSLLKEVNFYSGILLLACISVDRYLAIVHATRTLTQKRHWVKFICLGIWALSLILSLPIFVFRRAINPPYSSPVCYEDMGANTTKLRIVMRALPQTFGFLLPLVVMLFCYGLTLRTLFEAHMGQKHRAMRVIFAVVLVFLLCWLPYNLVLVADTLMRLRAIKETCERRNDIGRALDATEILGFLHSCLNPFIYAFIGQKFRHGLLKIMAFHGLISKEYLSKDGRPSFVGSSSANTSTTF, encoded by the coding sequence ATGGAAGACACTGACTGGGAGACTTACAGCTTGGAAGATTTCTTTGGTGAAAATTACAGTTACAGCACAGAACTGCCCTTTATTCCAGCAGACTCTGCCCCATGCAGGCCAGAATCCCTGGAAATCAACAAGTATGCAGTGGTGGTCATCTATGCCCTGATCTTCATGCTGAATCTGCTGGGAAACTCCCTAGTGATAGTGGTTGTCTTATATAGTCGGATCAGCCAGTCTGTCACTGACGTCTACCTGCTGAACCTGGCCATAGCCGACCTGCTCTTCGCCCTGACCTTGCCTCTCTGGGCTGCCTCCAAGGCAAAGGGCTGGATCTTTGGCACACCCCTGTGCAAGGTGGTCTCGCTCCTGAAGGAAGTCAACTTCTACAGTGGTATTTTACTACTGGCCTGCATCAGCGTGGACCGCTACCTGGCCATCGTCCATGCCACACGCACGCTGACCCAGAAGCGGCACTGGGTCAAGTTCATATGCTTAGGCATCTGGGCCCTGTCCCTGATCCTGTCCCTACCCATCTTCGTCTTCCGCAGGGCCATCAATCCCCCCTACTCCAGCCCAGTCTGCTACGAGGACATGGGTGCCAATACGACAAAACTGCGGATAGTGATGcgggccctgccccagacctttGGCTTCCTCCTGCCGCTGGTGGTCATGCTGTTCTGCTATGGGCTCACCCTGCGCACCCTGTTTGAGGCCCACATGGGGCAGAAGCACCGGGCCATGCGGGTCATCTTCGCTGTCGTGCTTGTCTTCCTGCTCTGTTGGCTGCCCTACAACCTGGTCCTGGTCGCAGACACCCTCATGAGGCTCCGGGCGATCAAGGAGACTTGTGAGCGCCGCAATGACATTGGCCGGGCCCTGGATGCCACCGAGATTCTGGGCTTCCTCCACAGCTGCCTCAATCCCTTCATCTACGCCTTCATTGGCCAGAAGTTTCGCCATGGACTCCTCAAGATCATGGCCTTCCATGGGCTCATCAGCAAGGAGTACTTGTCCAAGGATGGCAGGCCTTCCTTTGTTGGCTCTTCCTCAGCAAACACTTCTACTACCTTCTAA
- the CXCR2 gene encoding C-X-C chemokine receptor type 2 isoform X2 yields MQGQEAKWRSQRPGFKFASNMEDTDWETYSLEDFFGENYSYSTELPFIPADSAPCRPESLEINKYAVVVIYALIFMLNLLGNSLVIVVVLYSRISQSVTDVYLLNLAIADLLFALTLPLWAASKAKGWIFGTPLCKVVSLLKEVNFYSGILLLACISVDRYLAIVHATRTLTQKRHWVKFICLGIWALSLILSLPIFVFRRAINPPYSSPVCYEDMGANTTKLRIVMRALPQTFGFLLPLVVMLFCYGLTLRTLFEAHMGQKHRAMRVIFAVVLVFLLCWLPYNLVLVADTLMRLRAIKETCERRNDIGRALDATEILGFLHSCLNPFIYAFIGQKFRHGLLKIMAFHGLISKEYLSKDGRPSFVGSSSANTSTTF; encoded by the exons ATGCAGGGCCAAGAGGCGAAGTGGAGAAGCCAGAG GCCAGGATTTAAGTTTGCCTCCAATATGGAAGACACTGACTGGGAGACTTACAGCTTGGAAGATTTCTTTGGTGAAAATTACAGTTACAGCACAGAACTGCCCTTTATTCCAGCAGACTCTGCCCCATGCAGGCCAGAATCCCTGGAAATCAACAAGTATGCAGTGGTGGTCATCTATGCCCTGATCTTCATGCTGAATCTGCTGGGAAACTCCCTAGTGATAGTGGTTGTCTTATATAGTCGGATCAGCCAGTCTGTCACTGACGTCTACCTGCTGAACCTGGCCATAGCCGACCTGCTCTTCGCCCTGACCTTGCCTCTCTGGGCTGCCTCCAAGGCAAAGGGCTGGATCTTTGGCACACCCCTGTGCAAGGTGGTCTCGCTCCTGAAGGAAGTCAACTTCTACAGTGGTATTTTACTACTGGCCTGCATCAGCGTGGACCGCTACCTGGCCATCGTCCATGCCACACGCACGCTGACCCAGAAGCGGCACTGGGTCAAGTTCATATGCTTAGGCATCTGGGCCCTGTCCCTGATCCTGTCCCTACCCATCTTCGTCTTCCGCAGGGCCATCAATCCCCCCTACTCCAGCCCAGTCTGCTACGAGGACATGGGTGCCAATACGACAAAACTGCGGATAGTGATGcgggccctgccccagacctttGGCTTCCTCCTGCCGCTGGTGGTCATGCTGTTCTGCTATGGGCTCACCCTGCGCACCCTGTTTGAGGCCCACATGGGGCAGAAGCACCGGGCCATGCGGGTCATCTTCGCTGTCGTGCTTGTCTTCCTGCTCTGTTGGCTGCCCTACAACCTGGTCCTGGTCGCAGACACCCTCATGAGGCTCCGGGCGATCAAGGAGACTTGTGAGCGCCGCAATGACATTGGCCGGGCCCTGGATGCCACCGAGATTCTGGGCTTCCTCCACAGCTGCCTCAATCCCTTCATCTACGCCTTCATTGGCCAGAAGTTTCGCCATGGACTCCTCAAGATCATGGCCTTCCATGGGCTCATCAGCAAGGAGTACTTGTCCAAGGATGGCAGGCCTTCCTTTGTTGGCTCTTCCTCAGCAAACACTTCTACTACCTTCTAA